A single Thunnus thynnus chromosome 6, fThuThy2.1, whole genome shotgun sequence DNA region contains:
- the LOC137185367 gene encoding acidic mammalian chitinase-like, with amino-acid sequence MFIRFSTMVATQQNRKKFIQSAITLLRAYGFDGLNLDWRYPGGEGSQPQDKQRFTALCTELRDAFEAEGKSTGRARLIITASVSAEKATIDASYEVKQIAMYLDFINVLTFDFHGPWENVTRHHSPLFQRSTDSGNEIFANTDYAMKYWRDQGAPTQKLNLGLAAYGRAFTLSSASSDVGAPASGPGEEGCYTGEAGFWAFYETCLYLEGVTIQWIANQSVPYATTENQWVGSDNSDSIGAKVSYIKTNNFGGAVVWSLDLDDFSGQFCKQGKYPFICQVNTLLAPGNQNEKSFWSIL; translated from the exons ATGTTTATCAGATTCAGTACAATGGtggcaacacaacaaaacagaaaaaagttcATTCAGTCTGCTATCACACTACTGAGAGCATACGGTTTTGATGGGCTAAACCTGGACTGGAGGTACCCTGGAGGAGAAGGAAGCCAACCGCAGGACAAGCAGAGATTCACAGCACTGTGCACG GAACTCAGAGATGCCTTTGAGGCTGAGGGAAAATCAACTGGCCGTGCCAGATTAATCATCACTGCAAGTGTCTCTGCTGAGAAAGCAACCATTGATGCCAGTTATGAAGTCAAACAGATTGCCAT GTACCTGGATTTCATAAATGTGTTGACATTTGACTTTCATGGCCCCTGGGAAAATGTCACAAGACATCACAGCCCGTTATTCCAGAGAAGTACCGACAGTGGAAATGAAATCTTTGCAAACACT GACTATGCCATGAAGTACTGGCGGGACCAGGGAGCACCTACACAAAAGCTCAACTTGGGACTAGCTGCATATGGGCGAGCTTTTACCCTCTCCTCGGCATCCAGTGATGTTGGAGCACCAGCCAGTGGTCCTGGTGAAGAAGGCTGCTATACTGGTGAAGCAGGCTTCTGGGCCTTTTATGAG ACTTGCCTTTATCTTGAAGGGGTTACAATCCAGTGGATTGCTAATCAGAGCGTTCCATATGCCACCACTGAAAATCAGTGGGTTGGGAGTGACAACAGTGACAGCATTGGTGCTAAG GTCAgctacataaaaacaaacaactttggAGGAGCTGTTGTCTGGTCTCTGGACCTGGATGACTTTAGTGGACAATTCTGTAAACAAGGCAAATACCCCTTCATCTGTCAGGTGAATACTCTTCTGGCTCCAGGTAACCAAAATGAGAAAAGTTTCTGGTCTATTCTGTAG
- the lemd1 gene encoding LEM domain-containing protein 1 isoform X1 yields the protein MPVFVEDPAQFSKSRLKSDLIAHNVALPPSKSKKEVYVALHMKHVDQKNAADFSSDEEDQVQDVSEEEEDTDNTEMPDPSSLTDDDLKAALLMHGFKAGPIVASTRALYEQKLRKLLQSDGHDKVNGIEKGVLYSDSEEEEENGEEEDEESGSEGAKQETAEQSEQAQEESSQVKLLFQKGGYVYPQCFLPSSRLRACASRHREPSPKWNSGNALKSSEQSRSCCSQIPAGISRASSVDQCSGLGSGVPSGSQSVMSNGSFSSLTFSITRLVEEMESRTSLSTSVDSKRELNGSNVQEHWSRSNRLDMPVVDKNTKKDQSLYYTPKASSCEWEMKLPEEPVKDTVKDLFPDTKTTPTGIHATRRRPIKGAAGRPIQYAYPDTPASPTTLERREVERRLVPIKIQILVFLIVAFLLYFIYACVEDNSFSPFVALLESLSQESENEGLLVQVEIQDTAALSGQE from the exons ATGCCGGTGTTTGTGGAGGATCCTGCTCAGTTCTCTAAATCTCGACTGAAGTCAGATTTAATTGCCCACAATGTCGCGCTGCCACCCTCCAAGAGCAAGAAGGAGGTTTATGTGGCGTTGCACATGAAACATGTTGATCAGAAAAACGCAGCGGATTTCTCCAGCGACGAGGAGGATCAAGTGCAAGATGTGTCA gaggaggaggaggatacaGACAATACAGAGATGCCTGACCCGAGCAGTTTGACTGATGACGACCTCAAGGCTGCATTGCTCATGCACGGGTTCAAAGCTGGGCCCATAGTCG CCTCCACCAGGGCCTTGTATGAGCAGAAGCTCAGGAAACTGCTTCAGTCTGATGGACATGACAAAGTGAATGGAATAGAGAAAGGTGTACTGTACTCTgacagtgaagaagaggaggaaaatggggaagaggaagatgaagaatCAG GCTCTGAAGGAGCAAAACAAGAAACGGCTGAACAGTCGGAACAGGCCCAGGAGGAGAGCAGCCAG GTAAAGTTGCTTTTTCAGAAAGGTGGTTATGTTTACCCGCAGTGCTTTTTACCCTCATCACGACTG CGTGCTTGTGCTTCTCGACACAGGGAACCTAGTCCCAAGTGGAATTCAGGGAATGCGTTAAAATCATCAGAGCAGAGTCGGTCTTGCTGCTCCCAGATTCCCGCTGGAATTAGTAGAGCATCCTCTGTTGATCAATGCTCAGGATTAGGATCAGGG GTCCCATCTGGATCACAATCAGTCATGTCTAATGGTTCATTTTCCTCTTTGACCTTCAGCATCACCCGGTTGGTTGAGGAG ATGGAGAGTCGGACATCACTCTCTACTAGCGTAGACAGTAAGAGAGAGTTGAATGGGAGCAATGTGCAGGAGCATTGGTCGCGGTCCAACAGG CTGGACATGCCAGTTGTGGACAAGAACACCAAGAAGGACCAGTCCCTGTACTACACTCCCAAGGCTTCCTCTTGTGAATGGGAAATGAAG CTTCCTGAGGAACCTGTGAAAGATACTGTGAAGGACTTGTTTCCAGACACTAAGACCACACCAACAGGGATCCA CGCAACTCGTCGGAGACCAATCAAGGGTGCAGCAGGGAGACCTATCCAGTACGCATATCCAGACACTCCTGCCAGCCCCACCACCCTGGAGAGGCGAGAGGTGGAGCGCCGCCTTGTACCCATCAAGATACAAATTTTGGTCTTCCTCATTGTGGCGTTCCTCTTATACTTCATTTATGCTTGTGTTGAAGACAACTCATTCAGTCCATTTGTGGCCTTGCTGGAAAGTCTAAGCCAGGAGTCAGAAAATGAGGGACTTTTGGTTCAGGTTGAGATACAGGACACAGCAGCACTCTCTGGACAagagtaa
- the LOC137184832 gene encoding N-fatty-acyl-amino acid synthase/hydrolase PM20D1.2-like, producing the protein MTDSGQKFKILKFLKIIFVSFLIIILVLCTIASIRTFSLDVNVGLQLAHWEKTNNISLVIDHKQREELLANFKEAIRIPTVSFSGTEINTTALLEYDKLLRKAFPTVFSSHLVRHELVANYSHLFWVQGSQPDLLPYLLLAHIDVVPASESDGWEAPPFSAKEIDGFIYGRGTIDDKGALMGILQALEYLLIKGYAPRRGFYIGLGHDEEVSGYKGAVNIARLLKQRGVQLSFVLDEGLAVLDGVISGLEGPAALIGISEKGSATVKLSVSTLPGHSSMPPRETSIGILAAAVKRLEENPMPRLFGHGPERGTFEHLAHKFRLPVKFIMSNLWLFSPLLGRVLERKSDTNAFVRTTTAVTMFNAGVKVNVIPSLAEAYVNLRIHSAQSLQEVLDLIESTVGDHRVTIELVEGFDPLPVSSSDEISFGFQIIKKTVLDMFPTITVAPGICIGNTDSRHFKDLTSDIYRFIPIWFKPGDAQRFHGINERISKKNYEEIIQFFFSLIQNCDIQKLPEPHSSVHEL; encoded by the exons ATGACAGACTCGGGGCAGAAGTTCAAAATATTGAAGTTTTTGAAGATTATTTTTGTTAGCTTCCTCATTATAATTCTAGTGTTATGCACTATAGCATCTATCAGGACTTTTTCACTGGACGTGAATGTCGGACTTCAACTCGCACACTGGGAGAAGACGAATAACATCTCTCTTGTCATAGaccacaaacagagagaggagctTCTTGCTAATTTTAAAG AAGCTATACGGATCCCCACTGTGTCATTCTCCGGGACGGAGATCAACACCACCGCGCTGCTTGAATATGACAAGCTCCTCCGAAAAG CCTTCCCAACAGTTTTCTCTTCACACTTGGTTCGTCATGAATTGGTGGCAAACTACAGCCACCTGTTTTGGGTGCAAGGATCACAGCCTGACCTGTTGCCATACCTGCTGTTGGCCCATATCGATGTAGTACCTGCCTCAGAGTCGGATGGCTGGGAGGCCCCACCATTTTCTGCCAAGGAGATAGATGGCTTCATCTATGGTAGAGGGACCATAGATGACAAGGGTGCCCTTATG GGAATACTTCAGGCTCTGGAGTACTTGCTGATTAAAGGTTATGCACCACGCAGAGGATTTTACATCGGCCTTGGTCATGATGAAGAG gtCAGTGGTTACAAGGGGGCAGTGAACATAGCGCGCCTGCTGAAGCAGCGTGGTGTGCAGCTGTCGTTTGTCCTGGACGAGGGCCTGGCAGTACTTGACGGAGTCATCAGTGGTCTTGAGGGACCTGCTGCCTT AATTGGAATAAGTGAAAAGGGCTCGGCCACTGTAAAGCTGAGTGTGTCTACGCTCCCTGGTCACTCCTCCATGCCTCCCAGAGAGACCAGCATTGGGATCTTGGCTGCAGCAGTCAAAAG ACTAGAAGAGAACCCCATGCCGAGGTTATTTGGTCATGGGCCTGAACGTGGAACCTTTGAACACCTGGCCCATAAG TTCAGGCTCCCAGTGAAGTTCATAATGTCGAATTTGTGGCTGTTTTCCCCACTCCTTGGCAG ggTACTGGAAAGAAAATCAGACACTAATGCTTTTGTAAGGACAACCACAGCAGTCACCATGTTTAATGCAGGAGTTAAG GTGAATGTCATCCCTTCCTTGGCTGAAGCTTATGTAAATCTGCGAATCCACTCTGCACAGTCATTACAAGAG GTCCTGGACCTCATCGAGTCAACAGTAGGGGATCACCGTGTGACGATAGAGCTTGTTGAAGGGTTTGATCCTCTCCCTGTCAGCTCCTCTGATGAAATATCCTTTGGCTTCCagatcattaaaaaaactgtGTTGGACATGTTTCCAACCATTACGGTTGCTCCAG GTATCTGTATTGGGAACACAGACAGTCGACACTTCAAAGACCTGACCAGTGATATTTATCGCTTCATCCCTATCTGGTTTAAACCAGGTGATGCTCAGAG atTCCATGGCATCAATGAAAGGATTTCCAAAAAGAACTACGAGGAGATCATACAATTTTTCTTCAGTCTGATTCAAAACTGTGACATTCAGAAGCTGCCTGAGCCTCACAGCTCTGTCCATGAACTCTAA
- the lemd1 gene encoding LEM domain-containing protein 1 isoform X6, translating into MPVFVEDPAQFSKSRLKSDLIAHNVALPPSKSKKEVYVALHMKHVDQKNAADFSSDEEDQVQDVSEEEEDTDNTEMPDPSSLTDDDLKAALLMHGFKAGPIVASTRALYEQKLRKLLQSDGHDKVNGIEKGVLYSDSEEEEENGEEEDEESGSEGAKQETAEQSEQAQEESSQMESRTSLSTSVDSKRELNGSNVQEHWSRSNRLDMPVVDKNTKKDQSLYYTPKASSCEWEMKLPEEPVKDTVKDLFPDTKTTPTGIHATRRRPIKGAAGRPIQYAYPDTPASPTTLERREVERRLVPIKIQILVFLIVAFLLYFIYACVEDNSFSPFVALLESLSQESENEGLLVQVEIQDTAALSGQE; encoded by the exons ATGCCGGTGTTTGTGGAGGATCCTGCTCAGTTCTCTAAATCTCGACTGAAGTCAGATTTAATTGCCCACAATGTCGCGCTGCCACCCTCCAAGAGCAAGAAGGAGGTTTATGTGGCGTTGCACATGAAACATGTTGATCAGAAAAACGCAGCGGATTTCTCCAGCGACGAGGAGGATCAAGTGCAAGATGTGTCA gaggaggaggaggatacaGACAATACAGAGATGCCTGACCCGAGCAGTTTGACTGATGACGACCTCAAGGCTGCATTGCTCATGCACGGGTTCAAAGCTGGGCCCATAGTCG CCTCCACCAGGGCCTTGTATGAGCAGAAGCTCAGGAAACTGCTTCAGTCTGATGGACATGACAAAGTGAATGGAATAGAGAAAGGTGTACTGTACTCTgacagtgaagaagaggaggaaaatggggaagaggaagatgaagaatCAG GCTCTGAAGGAGCAAAACAAGAAACGGCTGAACAGTCGGAACAGGCCCAGGAGGAGAGCAGCCAG ATGGAGAGTCGGACATCACTCTCTACTAGCGTAGACAGTAAGAGAGAGTTGAATGGGAGCAATGTGCAGGAGCATTGGTCGCGGTCCAACAGG CTGGACATGCCAGTTGTGGACAAGAACACCAAGAAGGACCAGTCCCTGTACTACACTCCCAAGGCTTCCTCTTGTGAATGGGAAATGAAG CTTCCTGAGGAACCTGTGAAAGATACTGTGAAGGACTTGTTTCCAGACACTAAGACCACACCAACAGGGATCCA CGCAACTCGTCGGAGACCAATCAAGGGTGCAGCAGGGAGACCTATCCAGTACGCATATCCAGACACTCCTGCCAGCCCCACCACCCTGGAGAGGCGAGAGGTGGAGCGCCGCCTTGTACCCATCAAGATACAAATTTTGGTCTTCCTCATTGTGGCGTTCCTCTTATACTTCATTTATGCTTGTGTTGAAGACAACTCATTCAGTCCATTTGTGGCCTTGCTGGAAAGTCTAAGCCAGGAGTCAGAAAATGAGGGACTTTTGGTTCAGGTTGAGATACAGGACACAGCAGCACTCTCTGGACAagagtaa
- the lemd1 gene encoding LEM domain-containing protein 1 isoform X5 has product MPDPSSLTDDDLKAALLMHGFKAGPIVASTRALYEQKLRKLLQSDGHDKVNGIEKGVLYSDSEEEEENGEEEDEESGSEGAKQETAEQSEQAQEESSQVKLLFQKGGYVYPQCFLPSSRLRACASRHREPSPKWNSGNALKSSEQSRSCCSQIPAGISRASSVDQCSGLGSGVPSGSQSVMSNGSFSSLTFSITRLVEEMESRTSLSTSVDSKRELNGSNVQEHWSRSNRLDMPVVDKNTKKDQSLYYTPKASSCEWEMKLPEEPVKDTVKDLFPDTKTTPTGIHATRRRPIKGAAGRPIQYAYPDTPASPTTLERREVERRLVPIKIQILVFLIVAFLLYFIYACVEDNSFSPFVALLESLSQESENEGLLVQVEIQDTAALSGQE; this is encoded by the exons ATGCCTGACCCGAGCAGTTTGACTGATGACGACCTCAAGGCTGCATTGCTCATGCACGGGTTCAAAGCTGGGCCCATAGTCG CCTCCACCAGGGCCTTGTATGAGCAGAAGCTCAGGAAACTGCTTCAGTCTGATGGACATGACAAAGTGAATGGAATAGAGAAAGGTGTACTGTACTCTgacagtgaagaagaggaggaaaatggggaagaggaagatgaagaatCAG GCTCTGAAGGAGCAAAACAAGAAACGGCTGAACAGTCGGAACAGGCCCAGGAGGAGAGCAGCCAG GTAAAGTTGCTTTTTCAGAAAGGTGGTTATGTTTACCCGCAGTGCTTTTTACCCTCATCACGACTG CGTGCTTGTGCTTCTCGACACAGGGAACCTAGTCCCAAGTGGAATTCAGGGAATGCGTTAAAATCATCAGAGCAGAGTCGGTCTTGCTGCTCCCAGATTCCCGCTGGAATTAGTAGAGCATCCTCTGTTGATCAATGCTCAGGATTAGGATCAGGG GTCCCATCTGGATCACAATCAGTCATGTCTAATGGTTCATTTTCCTCTTTGACCTTCAGCATCACCCGGTTGGTTGAGGAG ATGGAGAGTCGGACATCACTCTCTACTAGCGTAGACAGTAAGAGAGAGTTGAATGGGAGCAATGTGCAGGAGCATTGGTCGCGGTCCAACAGG CTGGACATGCCAGTTGTGGACAAGAACACCAAGAAGGACCAGTCCCTGTACTACACTCCCAAGGCTTCCTCTTGTGAATGGGAAATGAAG CTTCCTGAGGAACCTGTGAAAGATACTGTGAAGGACTTGTTTCCAGACACTAAGACCACACCAACAGGGATCCA CGCAACTCGTCGGAGACCAATCAAGGGTGCAGCAGGGAGACCTATCCAGTACGCATATCCAGACACTCCTGCCAGCCCCACCACCCTGGAGAGGCGAGAGGTGGAGCGCCGCCTTGTACCCATCAAGATACAAATTTTGGTCTTCCTCATTGTGGCGTTCCTCTTATACTTCATTTATGCTTGTGTTGAAGACAACTCATTCAGTCCATTTGTGGCCTTGCTGGAAAGTCTAAGCCAGGAGTCAGAAAATGAGGGACTTTTGGTTCAGGTTGAGATACAGGACACAGCAGCACTCTCTGGACAagagtaa
- the lemd1 gene encoding LEM domain-containing protein 1 isoform X4 → MPVFVEDPAQFSKSRLKSDLIAHNVALPPSKSKKEVYVALHMKHVDQKNAADFSSDEEDQVQDVSEEEEDTDNTEMPDPSSLTDDDLKAALLMHGFKAGPIVASTRALYEQKLRKLLQSDGHDKVNGIEKGVLYSDSEEEEENGEEEDEESGSEGAKQETAEQSEQAQEESSQVPSGSQSVMSNGSFSSLTFSITRLVEEMESRTSLSTSVDSKRELNGSNVQEHWSRSNRLDMPVVDKNTKKDQSLYYTPKASSCEWEMKLPEEPVKDTVKDLFPDTKTTPTGIHATRRRPIKGAAGRPIQYAYPDTPASPTTLERREVERRLVPIKIQILVFLIVAFLLYFIYACVEDNSFSPFVALLESLSQESENEGLLVQVEIQDTAALSGQE, encoded by the exons ATGCCGGTGTTTGTGGAGGATCCTGCTCAGTTCTCTAAATCTCGACTGAAGTCAGATTTAATTGCCCACAATGTCGCGCTGCCACCCTCCAAGAGCAAGAAGGAGGTTTATGTGGCGTTGCACATGAAACATGTTGATCAGAAAAACGCAGCGGATTTCTCCAGCGACGAGGAGGATCAAGTGCAAGATGTGTCA gaggaggaggaggatacaGACAATACAGAGATGCCTGACCCGAGCAGTTTGACTGATGACGACCTCAAGGCTGCATTGCTCATGCACGGGTTCAAAGCTGGGCCCATAGTCG CCTCCACCAGGGCCTTGTATGAGCAGAAGCTCAGGAAACTGCTTCAGTCTGATGGACATGACAAAGTGAATGGAATAGAGAAAGGTGTACTGTACTCTgacagtgaagaagaggaggaaaatggggaagaggaagatgaagaatCAG GCTCTGAAGGAGCAAAACAAGAAACGGCTGAACAGTCGGAACAGGCCCAGGAGGAGAGCAGCCAG GTCCCATCTGGATCACAATCAGTCATGTCTAATGGTTCATTTTCCTCTTTGACCTTCAGCATCACCCGGTTGGTTGAGGAG ATGGAGAGTCGGACATCACTCTCTACTAGCGTAGACAGTAAGAGAGAGTTGAATGGGAGCAATGTGCAGGAGCATTGGTCGCGGTCCAACAGG CTGGACATGCCAGTTGTGGACAAGAACACCAAGAAGGACCAGTCCCTGTACTACACTCCCAAGGCTTCCTCTTGTGAATGGGAAATGAAG CTTCCTGAGGAACCTGTGAAAGATACTGTGAAGGACTTGTTTCCAGACACTAAGACCACACCAACAGGGATCCA CGCAACTCGTCGGAGACCAATCAAGGGTGCAGCAGGGAGACCTATCCAGTACGCATATCCAGACACTCCTGCCAGCCCCACCACCCTGGAGAGGCGAGAGGTGGAGCGCCGCCTTGTACCCATCAAGATACAAATTTTGGTCTTCCTCATTGTGGCGTTCCTCTTATACTTCATTTATGCTTGTGTTGAAGACAACTCATTCAGTCCATTTGTGGCCTTGCTGGAAAGTCTAAGCCAGGAGTCAGAAAATGAGGGACTTTTGGTTCAGGTTGAGATACAGGACACAGCAGCACTCTCTGGACAagagtaa
- the lemd1 gene encoding LEM domain-containing protein 1 isoform X3: MPVFVEDPAQFSKSRLKSDLIAHNVALPPSKSKKEVYVALHMKHVDQKNAADFSSDEEDQVQDVSEEEEDTDNTEMPDPSSLTDDDLKAALLMHGFKAGPIVASTRALYEQKLRKLLQSDGHDKVNGIEKGVLYSDSEEEEENGEEEDEESGSEGAKQETAEQSEQAQEESSQRACASRHREPSPKWNSGNALKSSEQSRSCCSQIPAGISRASSVDQCSGLGSGVPSGSQSVMSNGSFSSLTFSITRLVEEMESRTSLSTSVDSKRELNGSNVQEHWSRSNRLDMPVVDKNTKKDQSLYYTPKASSCEWEMKLPEEPVKDTVKDLFPDTKTTPTGIHATRRRPIKGAAGRPIQYAYPDTPASPTTLERREVERRLVPIKIQILVFLIVAFLLYFIYACVEDNSFSPFVALLESLSQESENEGLLVQVEIQDTAALSGQE, encoded by the exons ATGCCGGTGTTTGTGGAGGATCCTGCTCAGTTCTCTAAATCTCGACTGAAGTCAGATTTAATTGCCCACAATGTCGCGCTGCCACCCTCCAAGAGCAAGAAGGAGGTTTATGTGGCGTTGCACATGAAACATGTTGATCAGAAAAACGCAGCGGATTTCTCCAGCGACGAGGAGGATCAAGTGCAAGATGTGTCA gaggaggaggaggatacaGACAATACAGAGATGCCTGACCCGAGCAGTTTGACTGATGACGACCTCAAGGCTGCATTGCTCATGCACGGGTTCAAAGCTGGGCCCATAGTCG CCTCCACCAGGGCCTTGTATGAGCAGAAGCTCAGGAAACTGCTTCAGTCTGATGGACATGACAAAGTGAATGGAATAGAGAAAGGTGTACTGTACTCTgacagtgaagaagaggaggaaaatggggaagaggaagatgaagaatCAG GCTCTGAAGGAGCAAAACAAGAAACGGCTGAACAGTCGGAACAGGCCCAGGAGGAGAGCAGCCAG CGTGCTTGTGCTTCTCGACACAGGGAACCTAGTCCCAAGTGGAATTCAGGGAATGCGTTAAAATCATCAGAGCAGAGTCGGTCTTGCTGCTCCCAGATTCCCGCTGGAATTAGTAGAGCATCCTCTGTTGATCAATGCTCAGGATTAGGATCAGGG GTCCCATCTGGATCACAATCAGTCATGTCTAATGGTTCATTTTCCTCTTTGACCTTCAGCATCACCCGGTTGGTTGAGGAG ATGGAGAGTCGGACATCACTCTCTACTAGCGTAGACAGTAAGAGAGAGTTGAATGGGAGCAATGTGCAGGAGCATTGGTCGCGGTCCAACAGG CTGGACATGCCAGTTGTGGACAAGAACACCAAGAAGGACCAGTCCCTGTACTACACTCCCAAGGCTTCCTCTTGTGAATGGGAAATGAAG CTTCCTGAGGAACCTGTGAAAGATACTGTGAAGGACTTGTTTCCAGACACTAAGACCACACCAACAGGGATCCA CGCAACTCGTCGGAGACCAATCAAGGGTGCAGCAGGGAGACCTATCCAGTACGCATATCCAGACACTCCTGCCAGCCCCACCACCCTGGAGAGGCGAGAGGTGGAGCGCCGCCTTGTACCCATCAAGATACAAATTTTGGTCTTCCTCATTGTGGCGTTCCTCTTATACTTCATTTATGCTTGTGTTGAAGACAACTCATTCAGTCCATTTGTGGCCTTGCTGGAAAGTCTAAGCCAGGAGTCAGAAAATGAGGGACTTTTGGTTCAGGTTGAGATACAGGACACAGCAGCACTCTCTGGACAagagtaa
- the lemd1 gene encoding LEM domain-containing protein 1 isoform X2, translating to MPVFVEDPAQFSKSRLKSDLIAHNVALPPSKSKKEVYVALHMKHVDQKNAADFSSDEEDQVQDVSEEEDTDNTEMPDPSSLTDDDLKAALLMHGFKAGPIVASTRALYEQKLRKLLQSDGHDKVNGIEKGVLYSDSEEEEENGEEEDEESGSEGAKQETAEQSEQAQEESSQVKLLFQKGGYVYPQCFLPSSRLRACASRHREPSPKWNSGNALKSSEQSRSCCSQIPAGISRASSVDQCSGLGSGVPSGSQSVMSNGSFSSLTFSITRLVEEMESRTSLSTSVDSKRELNGSNVQEHWSRSNRLDMPVVDKNTKKDQSLYYTPKASSCEWEMKLPEEPVKDTVKDLFPDTKTTPTGIHATRRRPIKGAAGRPIQYAYPDTPASPTTLERREVERRLVPIKIQILVFLIVAFLLYFIYACVEDNSFSPFVALLESLSQESENEGLLVQVEIQDTAALSGQE from the exons ATGCCGGTGTTTGTGGAGGATCCTGCTCAGTTCTCTAAATCTCGACTGAAGTCAGATTTAATTGCCCACAATGTCGCGCTGCCACCCTCCAAGAGCAAGAAGGAGGTTTATGTGGCGTTGCACATGAAACATGTTGATCAGAAAAACGCAGCGGATTTCTCCAGCGACGAGGAGGATCAAGTGCAAGATGTGTCA gaggaggaggatacaGACAATACAGAGATGCCTGACCCGAGCAGTTTGACTGATGACGACCTCAAGGCTGCATTGCTCATGCACGGGTTCAAAGCTGGGCCCATAGTCG CCTCCACCAGGGCCTTGTATGAGCAGAAGCTCAGGAAACTGCTTCAGTCTGATGGACATGACAAAGTGAATGGAATAGAGAAAGGTGTACTGTACTCTgacagtgaagaagaggaggaaaatggggaagaggaagatgaagaatCAG GCTCTGAAGGAGCAAAACAAGAAACGGCTGAACAGTCGGAACAGGCCCAGGAGGAGAGCAGCCAG GTAAAGTTGCTTTTTCAGAAAGGTGGTTATGTTTACCCGCAGTGCTTTTTACCCTCATCACGACTG CGTGCTTGTGCTTCTCGACACAGGGAACCTAGTCCCAAGTGGAATTCAGGGAATGCGTTAAAATCATCAGAGCAGAGTCGGTCTTGCTGCTCCCAGATTCCCGCTGGAATTAGTAGAGCATCCTCTGTTGATCAATGCTCAGGATTAGGATCAGGG GTCCCATCTGGATCACAATCAGTCATGTCTAATGGTTCATTTTCCTCTTTGACCTTCAGCATCACCCGGTTGGTTGAGGAG ATGGAGAGTCGGACATCACTCTCTACTAGCGTAGACAGTAAGAGAGAGTTGAATGGGAGCAATGTGCAGGAGCATTGGTCGCGGTCCAACAGG CTGGACATGCCAGTTGTGGACAAGAACACCAAGAAGGACCAGTCCCTGTACTACACTCCCAAGGCTTCCTCTTGTGAATGGGAAATGAAG CTTCCTGAGGAACCTGTGAAAGATACTGTGAAGGACTTGTTTCCAGACACTAAGACCACACCAACAGGGATCCA CGCAACTCGTCGGAGACCAATCAAGGGTGCAGCAGGGAGACCTATCCAGTACGCATATCCAGACACTCCTGCCAGCCCCACCACCCTGGAGAGGCGAGAGGTGGAGCGCCGCCTTGTACCCATCAAGATACAAATTTTGGTCTTCCTCATTGTGGCGTTCCTCTTATACTTCATTTATGCTTGTGTTGAAGACAACTCATTCAGTCCATTTGTGGCCTTGCTGGAAAGTCTAAGCCAGGAGTCAGAAAATGAGGGACTTTTGGTTCAGGTTGAGATACAGGACACAGCAGCACTCTCTGGACAagagtaa